The genomic interval TTCGTGCGCCTGGTTCCAATGCCCGCCGGGCCTTAAGGTTTCAATCGCCCGCAACTGCACCTGCAATACCAATTCATACAGCTGCTTTTGCGCTGGACTAAACACGCCGCTAACAGGGAAGGTGCGAGTAATATCGGCCGCATAACCCTGATATTCGCAACCGGCATCGATTAACACTAAATCGCCATCGCGCAACACACTGTGATTATCGATGTAGTGCAAGACACAGGCATTTCTACCACCGCCGACAATACTCGGGTAAGCCGGTGCTCGGGCGCCATTGCGGGTAAATTCATAAATCAGTTCTGCCTCTAGTGCATACTCCATCATACCGGGCACACAAGCTTGCATGGCTCGACAATGCCCCGCCGCCGATATCTCACAAGCGGTTTTTAGCAATCGAATTTCGGCTGCACTTTTATATAGACGCATGTCGTGCAGCAGGTGATCTAAGTCTAAAAATTCGCCCGGCGGCACAGCGCCGCTACCGACGTTTTCGCGAATGACATTGATCCAGTTCATCACCCGGCGATCAAATAATGGGTCGCGACCCATGGCGTAATAAACCCTATCCCGGCCTTCAATTAAGCCCGGTAAAATATCGTCGATGTCATCGATGGGAAAGGCATCGTCGGCACTGTGGCTGGCCAATACACCCTCTGGACCGGCGCGAAGGCCATCCCAAATTTCTCGCTCGGGATTGCGCTCCC from Simiduia curdlanivorans carries:
- the pepP gene encoding Xaa-Pro aminopeptidase, whose product is MAINKTEFARRRDKLMAMMEPNSIAIVPTASVKTRSRDIEYPFRPDSNFLYLTGFVEPEAVLVLLPGRSHGQFVLFCRERNPEREIWDGLRAGPEGVLASHSADDAFPIDDIDDILPGLIEGRDRVYYAMGRDPLFDRRVMNWINVIRENVGSGAVPPGEFLDLDHLLHDMRLYKSAAEIRLLKTACEISAAGHCRAMQACVPGMMEYALEAELIYEFTRNGARAPAYPSIVGGGRNACVLHYIDNHSVLRDGDLVLIDAGCEYQGYAADITRTFPVSGVFSPAQKQLYELVLQVQLRAIETLRPGGHWNQAHETSVQVMVEGLVALGILHGEPEQLIANGAYKAFYMHRIGHWLGMDVHDVGDYRIGDQWRVLEPGMVLTVEPGIYIHPDDDRVAKKWRGLAIRIEDDVLITKNGCEVLSAGVPKTCSDIEQLMASARMKGPQRSLL